ttaatttatttaaataaaattcaaagctaAAACTAAAAGctatgagatttattttagtcagcaaaatgaacactcaaaataattttaagattgTCAGTATGTTGTTGTTCACGGGCTCTTTTCCGCAACTTGACGTCttggtgcgccttttttgcgtgataagattgtcagtaatattttatattttttgaagttggtgtaAGATTTTCGACTATCCCTCGGTCTAATGAGATTTGGGGAGATATTATTGGACCACCCCCCATTCTGAGcttacgtaattaatggatgtccccttaGTTAAGTATGATTTATGCAAGCAATATATTTAGTTTCATATCATGATCAGTGTGTAAGTTTTGAGAGAACTAGGCTGTACCATTAAACCAACATAtggataaataatatataaaatagatatttcaTCAAATATAGAATGTGAAACAACCACCAACcaaaattatctatttaattagttattaagTAATATCCTAAAGCACACACTATACTAAtacttatagaaaaaaaaaacattgtcaagcctaaatttgatttattttaagaaaatataaaaaattacagattTTATTGGATGATGCAGATATTGCAAATCATCCAAAAActacaaatgaaattaaagaaTGCTGTAAGGACATTAAAGTCCTTGGAAGGAAGGATGTCAAAGCACTGCTAAGCTGGCTTAAGCATATCAAGGAATGGAAACTTCAAGACCAGTCTTcagaagtaaatataaatatttattataatatacatattatagaaGTAAGTACTACTGCTGTGGGTTTATAAAAAATGGTTGTTgattaaattttctttgtttgtttgcttaaagGGTAAAACAGGTGGAAAAGATGAGGCAGAAGCTGAAGTTGAAACCGTAAAAGATGAAAATGAAGAAGTTGAGGCTGAAATAGAAGAATTACAGGTTTGTTATTTATAGCTTTAATTaaggaaattaaaaacatttactacGCTATCCCATTGGTGCAGTTTGCAGGGCTGTAAGTTGATTTCTCACTCTGATTCTCGGCAGTTATTCTAGTTATatgaatatatgaatatatatatatatatatatatatatatttacatatttatatgccGGTGCCAGTGCCaggtccatcgtgtggcagagggagaaaCTCAGAGTAGTTCCCAGGAcctgcgacctaggtgtaggtttaaggaggcctccTTTGAGATGTGCATCAatgctcaccttcactgctcgagttgcccGCCCCGCCTAGCTAAAttatagatagtaatataatatctaacaattaattaatttatttgcacaaattaattattaaaagagtctaggttaagctacctGTTGCTTACCTCAGAGACAGATGACTATAAGAAGAGAAATAAGAAAGAAGTAATTGAAGTAATTGCATAATAAGATAATATAGACCTAGAAGTGTTAGCAATTAGGCTACTTGTTGCAGCTGATGCAGGTTTTACTGTTGTGAATTTGATCTAATCAACTATTTCATCTATTTGAGAATTATGTTTTaaccaaatatattataatgtattcaattattttaaaaattgtaggaGGAAGAAAGGAGACAACTCAAAAggaaaagaaaacaattaaataaacagaGACAAAAACTAGCTGAGAAAATGAATCTTAAGATGGTATTGAAAGGTGATGATGGTCCCATACTAGAAAGTCATGACATGTTTTCACTTGCTGATATCAAGGATGGAGaggtaaactttttttaacactCACAGATCATGTTGGagagaatcatcatcatcattccagcctattgcagtccactgctggacataggcctccacaagttcgcgccaaaaatgcgtgaactcatgtatcttgcccatagtcaccacgctgggcgccTGCCCAACCCGCCTGGGTTGGTGACcatagggctggctttgtcgcacctaagacgctgctgcccgtctttggcctgtgtgtttcaaagccagcggttagatggttatcccgccatcggtcggcttcttaagttccaaggtggttgtggaaccttgttatctcttagtcccctcttacgacacccacaggaagagagggggtggctatattctttggtgccgtagccacacagcacggaGAGAGAGAATTTTGGAGAGAATATAATGAATTTAATGTTgattctatctatctatctttgATTTTTAGCAAATCTATCATTTTAGTGATTCTATAGttaagttttactttttatttgtttatgtttcacagaaaattagaaatatgataaaacatacattattatagcatatatattgtatgtgttGTGTGTATAGCACAAACATGCACTATGCAATGAGTAGGAAGTCAATTTAACAAAACCTTTTAGTGTAAAAGTATCAGTTTATAATATCACTTTATTGTTTagtgaatttaatttagtaaaatgctttatttataaatatactaatgtCTTAtggaatatttataacataaaacatATATCGTACGTATTTCTTATTTTGTCTTATTTCAACACTATTATATTCATTGCAGTTATAAGTAAGTAGAACAAATATGGAAATACActccaaataaaaatttaaaatattcaataaaactttATGCTTAGAatcatattatattcttttggtTTTTTTACAGCAATTAAAAATGGTAATTGACCAGCGACCCGACATTGTGCTAGATGAGAAAGATGACTCTGATGatgaattaaaaatgaaatccaAATATGTCAAGTATGATGTTGAATCCTCAAAATTAGATTCATCAGGTCTCTTCTATAAAGATTCAGACAGTGAATTGGAAATGGAATCTGATTCTGATAATGATGAAGAAAAGGAATCATTAGGTAATGTGGTAGATcgtgaaatatttaatgataaatattgttaaaaattatcatgTTAATAGtaatatgttttcattttattaagattaatgttggcatttaaattacttacctaacaacaatttttaaaacaaatgtacCTTTTTTTAGCTTTCTCTGATTCTGataatgaaactaaaaaaattgataaattaactAAACTAAATACATTAAGGAACAGTAAGGTAAAAAATACAGTATCAATTCCAAAAAATAATCCCTTGCTAACTGATCTGGACAATACTGATCCAGTTTCAAAAAGATCAATGAAGGCAGAACTTTGGTTCCAAAAAGATAGTTTCAAAGACATAGATGAAGAAGATGACGAAGGAGTTGATTTAGACAAATTAGCTGAGTCCTACAGAGAAAAAGGTAAGAGGAAATGTTAGATATTGTTATTTGATTAAAACTACTAATGTTATCATTTTGAAATCTTTGTTGTGTGGTGCTCAATGATAGATAGTAAATCAAGAGAATGGATGAAATTGTATGTTTTATTCCTATACCTTGGACTTTCAATGTATTTCCCTTTATccaaaagtttatattaatttatttatataacaatccCTGTTAATGTCAAAAGATTGATTTGATTAAGGCACATAAAGATATGTtcgtttaattaaatattttatcataaatactttttaGGAAAGACAGTCAAAGAAAACTTTTCGGAAAATTCTACAGAAGTAAAAAATACTGGTACTAAGAGGAAACAAGATGAGCTAAGTGAAGATGATGATTCATCTGACAGTGATTATGATGTGGAGGGTAATGCTGCACCAACTGTGCAAAAAACGGGCGCTAAAACCAGTAAAAAAGATGGTTTTGAAGTTGTTTCACAAGATCCTGGTATGTATTTTGCAATAATGCTTAAATAAGCTTGGTATAATTTTTTCTGGTGTTTtacttattatgtatttaaatagtaaaatacgaatctaatacaaaataaaactatatattctTAAAGAATATaactagtctggccataaatagttacataaaaacttttctctttttcaactttttaattattttgaaattggaacatgtatattttaaaaacttatttcgattttgcgccatttcacatattttttcgtgttcattatcaaattacaatatggaatggggtgttaaagaaaataggattGCAGTGATCGTCTTGCACAAAGTGGGTATGGAGCCGTCGATCATATTCCAGACCCTTCAAAAGCTTGGTATCAGCCGTATGTTCGTATATCGTACTATCAACAGATACAGCAACACTTCGTCTCTCGAAGACCAGAAAAGATCGGGGCGGCCGCGTGTTGTTAGAACTACAAAAGCTGTTAATGCTGTTAAAGCCAGAATTCATCGAAACCCCATTAGGAAGCAAAAAATCTTATCGCGAGAAATGAAGATTCCCACTGGGACTCTGtcgcgtattataaaacaagacaTGAAGCTCGGTGCTTATCTCCCGATATACAGGACATGCCCTAAATCAATCTTTACAATTAATGAAAGTGGATCGATTAAAAAACCTTCTGTCGCGAGATGCAGGTGAAAGGCACAGAAATATCCAAATATGATCcaatatgataatataaatgaGCAAAGTGTACGATCACAGTTCTAAAGAAGCTACAACTTGAGTTGTTGGAAAGGTACGACGTGGTCATCATCCTGCGTCAGTGATGGTTTAGTGGGGCGTGTCTTATCAAGGAgtcacaaaactacatttttgtgaaaaaagagtaaaaacttcagccaaagtgtatcaagatacagtCTTGGATCATGTTGTGAAACCTCTCAGCAACACACTTTGGCCTTTCCAGTAGGACTCTGCACCTGGTCACAAACATGAACTACCCAAGCCTGGCTTgaaaccaacgttccggacttTATAAGAGTTAAAGACTGGCCCTCATCTAGCTCAGACCTcaaccttttttattattgtcgagtttttttgtgaaatttatttgtattattatttttgtaaatgacattattttgactttcgttacaccttatgacgaaataaagatttcatttcatttcaacagAACTTATGGCTGGACTAGGTATAGTTTTTAGTCTGCgaaattttatagttatattataaaattttataatgtaattaaaatatattctagaaTTGAAAAGATTAAAGAAAACTCTAAAAATGGATACTGAAACTCTAGCACTAGGAACTATGATGGCCACTTCGAAAAAATTTAAACGAGATTTGATTGATGATGCTTGGAATCGGTAtgcttttaatgataaaaatctCCCGGATTGGTTTGTTGAAGATGAGAAAAAGCATATGAAGAAAGAAGTGGCAGTACCAGAGGTAGAAATTTATAGTATTTGTCTTTTTCAATGTATAATAGGGGATCGGATTTCAGAAAGCGTTTTAAAGCGTTTTATTTATAGCCTTTTAGTTACTCAAAAtcatgtttaatttttgtttgtttaaaaagcCCGCCAAAACGCCACGTTATGTCATATGAGAGCGCGTGACGTCATTTGTGGTAATAACAATGGGcacgttccacctaaggcccacaaCGTCATCGATCATGACCGCtaaaattgccgttccactcACATAAAAAATGCCTCGGCCGTTGTGggtgaattttataagtggaacgcaAATTTGGGCGCTGTTTAGTGTCAGGCGTCAGCTGTGTGCTCAGTGAGCACTGCTCACAATATGGCGGCATCGTGAAAACATGATGTAGACCTTGCGGACGATTAGTGGAACGCGGCCAATGCTTGATTGCGCCCCAAATAACGTCAAGCACTGTAGTCGCTGTttcattacttaatttaaaaatatttaaatgaattatattaaattattcgataaataatggtaaaacagtatatttattttatctaaataaattatagatttAATCTGATGACTGTCCGATCCCCTACCATAAAGAtcatttatctattatattattaattatagatattatattattaaagatcatttatttctcaaaataatacaattcacttacatgagaaattacaaacactaaaattaaacaaaaatttatatgttgggTTCATCGctattaaatagaaaaaagatGTGAAGTATCATATTATATGATGAAGTTGTACtttcaatattgtaataaaaaatgttactttaaacTGTACTGATAGAATAGCATAatgtttaatagttttatttttgtccaaTAGACATGCTTTTcacttttttgaattttttatattggaCCAGGTACTGTCAATGAGATTGAAtcatttaaaatcttaaatgaATTTTACAATCATTAAACAATCTCTATTGTCTAAATTGTATTTtgattatcttattattttacatataggCATAAGGtttcaaattttgtaataaaaaacttattagaAGACCAATTAATGAGAATTTCAATTACAGAAATATTCCGAAGAATACAAAAACAGATTACAAGATATAAACGCCAGACCAATAAAGAAAGTTGTCGAAGCTAAAGCCAGGAAGAAGAAACGCATGATTAAGAAAATGGAACGTGCAAAGAAAAAGGTCGAAGCTGTTATGGAAAATGCAGATATGTCAGAACGAGAAAAAGCACAACAGATTCGACATTTATATAAGAAAGCACAAACAGATGGTAAAAAGAAGGTTACATACGTGGTCGCCAAAAAACATACGACGGCTAAGAAAATGAAACGTCCTGCTGGAGTAAAGGGACAGTATAAAGTAGTCGACCCGCGAATGAAGAAAGATTTACGTGCCCAGAAGGCCAAGGAAAAGACAAAAGGTCGCGGCAAAAAAGGCAAGGGGAATAAGAGTAGGCCTCACAAGCAGAAAGTTAAGAagacaaaataattgttttctgtAGATGTAATatgataaatgtataaattaataaatgtgatgaaataattagtattttttatgaacTAATTCTTAATAGACAATACTATTATGACCTGGAAAAGTATTGAGCGTAGGCGCTGTTTGACATTaacaaagttataattttatataagttcAGGGTCGGCGATATTTGAGTCTTCGTGCGTCACTCGCGTCTAACTGCTAGAGTTCAGGGACAGACGGACCATAAATGATATCATTCACTGTGCGACCTTGGTGTTTTATTCTGATTCGTTTTAACAACGTTGTCTGCCTATTAAGTggttttgtgttttttaatacAGGCTTTAGATAGTTTAAACAATATTTGAGCATATTTCGATATTAACATAAACCATCTAGGCGTAGGCTTAGAATTTAGCTAGTgtgattttatatgaaatttgaattttcactaaatatttatttgacttttttataaacaactatctgtaccctgcgcgcgttgctacgcttttttttttttttttttttttcggtcgtACCAACTCGAATacttttgtgggctcatgcataatactttgctgaagatcatgacatgatcaaatgcagtTTACGGTTCTATAAAagaaatacagacaaacattcatttatatatatatatatatatatgtctatatattgtattatatatctatatattgtaACTGTCATATAATAACTGTtgcaatttaaattgtttacaaaGGTACCTTTATTATTACGGAAATAACCAGAAAGCACGAGAAATTTAGTACGTAGGTTTGAGATATGTAGGGGGTAGGGGAGGGATTTCGTTAGGTAGGCGGACCTAAGCGGGTGGCGCTATATCGAGCGCGCGATCACGGCCAAGGCCGCAGCGCCGTCATCGCCCCGACCCGGGCTGTGAACTGAActaatatatttagtaataatgTTTAACGATGTTTTATTTGACTCGTAgttcaaaatacaataaaattttacattggTACTACGGTCTTCAAAGTTGTTCTTATACATATACCTATTTCTCACAATCAAAACAACGCATTACGCAACAGTAAAATGTTCAGGAACTAAATGGAACATCTGCTTATGGATTTTAATAAATAggtcttaaaattaaaacataaacatgAGTCAAGGTAATAAATTAGTAACAACTGTGTATATCGGTAGGTTTAGGTAGGCATGTCGGTTAGTGACGTCCGCGAACCAGGTAGAAGCGGCGCGGGGGGTGACCTCGCCCTCACAAGGTCACGAGAGCCGTACCATTCAAACACCACGTTTCTCCCCACTCGGTACTCTTCCAGGCCTTTCTATATCAGAAACGTATCCACGTATCTTTTTACCTACAACTTAGTAcgtcacaatttttattagaaaatgtattaattaaacaTGTAGGTTACATTAAATAAGAATTGAAACATAGCATCATAGCagatgataataatatgtattgttaaTACTTTATGATCATTGACGTTTTTATGCAAAAATAACccgatttatttttatcgatcgATGAGACAAATATGTTTGCCTTTTTTTAGATAGGTAAATTGTCTATCATTGAATAAAGTGTTCGACTCCTAATCGCGTTTCTTCAAATGGATGGGCCATTTGAAGGGTTCCGTAGGTGTAATGGAACACGTTCCGTTGTGAAAAAAATTCTTAgcgcatttttaaatttgacttcgTATTAATATAAGAGCTACTTTGGCAACGTACTTCTGCAAGAGCATCCAATACaacttttctttaaaataatttttaaaaaagggctaggattttttttcgcGTGGAACGTGAACAAGAGCTCCTATAGATCATCCTgtacatattgttttattatttacatatattgacATATAGATAATTTACCTTTGAAGggatttattactattaagttTAATAACCGTGTAAAGCCAGACCAAGGCGAGATTTTGAATGAGTAGAATATGTTTCGATTATACCTAACATGAAATTAAAACCAAGTTGtacatttgtataaacatttttttttgttaatacttTGTACCTAAGTATatgtaactattaaaaattgtttctattgttttaatgaggctttgaatatttttcatttatgacACGACTACCAAAATATCGATTAGGATTAATTTATGTATGAGTCGTACGTATAAGTATGTACTTAACATAAAAGCGCTTAAAATAACATGAGTCATCTaatcaaagataaaaatattaatacgttTTCGGTGGATTAACTACAAAATGTACATATCAATCCGAGATGCGAACCATTTCAGTGATATAGGTGTTGATGAGTTGAATTTGTGCAGTGAAGATTTAAGTACTGATATCTTCTTATCATTGCTATTAACgtgttttgttattgttataccAGTAATCAGAAGGACAGTGACTCAACTGGTCAGaacagtaataaataaacacttttaacACCCAGAAATTTAAGCAACTTCAAAAGATCAGAAACCAGGTATCgtttggtatttatttatttattgagtgGTGGTGAGAGAAGTCAAACGTCGGTATatctacttttaaatttataatatttactatgcACATTCTTATGGTCCGAATCCGGCGGTAGCTgataaaaacttatataataaaagtattgacTCTTATTGACTTAGACAGAGGTCTACAGCATGAAACTCATTTAGTCAGTTCCCATCCAACTTTAATCATTTATCTTTCTGATTCGTTATTCTTCAAGTAATGAAAACTCAAAAAAGTTGAATCTTACTAATCATGTTATTAAGGGCGACGTTTTTTCTcatttactgtattttatttatatggatatatgtatatgtattacgCTATATCTACGTTGTCTGTAACGGTTATTTGGAGCGGATTTCTATTAAACAATAATctttcccaccgtgcctcagagatcacgttaagccgtcggtcccggttgttatcatgtacacctgatagcgatcgttactcatagtagggaatatatccgccaacccgcattgaagcagcgtggtggtggaagcccgatccttctcctacatcgggaaagaggcctatgctcagtagtgggatattacaggctgaagcgagtaaTCTATCTGCTATATAATTTAATGCTTCAGACATTCCGTAAACGCAATTAAATCTTAACCTATCAGAATTCATAGCAGCTTCTTAAAATATGCTTACGCGAACCCTCgtagcttttttatatataactaggtcggtaaacaagcgtacggctcacctgatcgtATGtttttaccgtagcttatagacctctgcaacaccagaagcatcgcaaacgtgttGCCGACCATATTCATAATTCCCCTCATgggctctggtcatcttactcaccaacaggaacacaacactgcttgaaagcagtattatttagccgtaatcttctgtaaggtcgaggtattactctaaatgggctgctccatactttGAGCAGAAATTTCGTGCTGTGCCGTACCTAAGTTACTTTTAGCTTTGCCTGCAACATGAACATGGATACTATTTGGACGTAAAATTATAGATACTTGACAAATCAGAGTGCCTACAATTCACATTTAACGATAAGTAATAGATCCATTAATACATTTCTGCTTACTGGATTATTATTCAAACTAATTGAACATTTTACTTCCTCAACGTGACACGTACTGTTAACCGAATGTGCATTCTATTATTACACTGCCTGACACAATCACATTTCATCTGTTGCATATATCTCTACGTCAAGCATATTAGTTATCGTATATTGAACTCGAAAACTGCAGTTTCCACATTACTtggctaaaataaaaataaatataatatttgttatatcgCCGTTTGGTATTTGGGTGTTCGGGCTAACAGTCGTTCTAGGTGAAGTAAACCTATGGAAGATTCGTGAAACTTTGCATCCCACAAGTGAGCTGAACTATATATGACCACATTTCAGAATTTCGTTAAAAGCTCAACTGGTTCATCCGTCTACGCCGGAATTCTCATATATTATTTCTTCTGtactgtataaatatttcatccGTAAACAGCTGCTTACCTAAAGGATAAGTTTGAATTCGTTAGTTCATGTAGTGAAATTTTAAGGTCATCGGAAAACCTTAAACTGCAAATATATCTTCAAGGAACAAAGTTTTATAAACTCTTGCTGTGCGAGCTGTTTTGCTATGGAACGACTTACCTGTGGCTATAAGACGAGGTCAAAGTTTGCttctatttaaaaagtatgtgAAAGCATATTACCTTagtctataaattattttattctcacTACATTAAATTagtctaaaaattattttgatctcactatattcaattaataaaagatcTTAAAATTTGCCATTAAGCTATATAATACACGATTAttgtattgatatatttatgtgtatgtaaaggtttatttttattttttacgtaatctatatctatatataatatataaaagcgaaaggtcactcaacacgaaatctccgaaactaaaacacctacaaacttgaaattttgcaggtaggtttcttatagggtgtagacaactgaggtagggatttcacagcaggaatttcctggtcaaaatatggagcagcccgactggggtagtacctcgaccttacagaagaccacagctaaataatactgttttcaagcagtattgtgttcctgatggtgagtaagttgaccagagctcgtggggggGATTGgcgattgggtcggcaacacgcttgcgatgcttctggtgtttcaggcgtctataagctacggtaatcgcttaccatccggtgagccctacgcttgtttgtcgacctagtgacataaaaaaaagacatccgctaagaacggattttacgatactcgatccctaaggggataaaacgggggttggaagtttgtatgaaagtcccatgtttttaaagtaagagacttgaaatttaaaatatatgctctatagatggtgagaaggtgtccaaataatgtatctttagaaataaactcccttttggagttaaaacggggggatggtaggttgactcactcatcacgaaatctccgaaaatataacagctataaacttaaaattaggcAGGTAggtttataagaaaacttactttacttactttacttttactttataagaaagtgtagacatccgctaaaaacggatgttacgaaactcaacccttaaaggggtaaaacgggggttggaagtttgtatgaaagtactatgtttttgaagtaagagacttgaaatttaaaatgtatactctatagaatAGTCCaagtaatgtatctttagaaatcaactcccttttggggctaatacaggggatggtaggttgacttactcatcacgaaatctcagaaattataatagttacaaGCTTGGAATTTGGCAAATgagttccttatagggcatagacatccgttaagaaagGATTTACTTCTGTCATCACGGAGTCACgcaggagcgtgcgttacgctattccgtggcatatagttacgtagaaccatattaaaaactaaattgcatgcagtatattttaaacatatttacactacaatcccctctcttcccgtgggtgtcgtaagaggcgactaagggataacaaggttccacaaccaccttggaacttaagaagccgaccgatggcgggataaccatccaactgctggctttgaaatacacaggccgaagacgggcagcagcgtcttcggtgcgacaaagccagtactgcggtcaccaacccgcctgcccagcgtggtgactatgggcaaaacacatgagttcacgttatttgtggcgtaaacttgtggaggcctatgtccagcagtggactgtataggctgtaatgatgatgatgatgatacactacaatactatattattactacattatttcataccaccaTTGAAAGGGTTGCTTAATTGTAATAATGACACAGTTATTTTACGTGACTTGGGACACAAGAAATAATACTTTTCTTACTttatactataatttaaattgaattgtttttaattaatacatttttaaatgttacatgATAGTATTGGCCTTTTTTTGTTGTCTTTTGTTTGTTTCGATATTCTGAACATAGAATCTAAGCTTAAAGCTTCATAATGCTTTTTTCTTAGGAATGTTTATTAGGCTATAAATTATTGGAATATCTTAACACAGTTTCCAAAATTAActatttactgaaaaaaaaaccaaaagcGAGTACAACTACAGGTATCGCCTAGTGGTTCTATAAAATATGCCATTGAACTCCTACAACGTTCACACGagagttattattattcagGTCacgttacaataaaatatgCTAGAACGATAACTCAGTTAACCTCTAAGCTGTTACAATTCTATGGATTCTAGGGTGGGTTATTAcactaaaactatttttagttactttaaagaattaataataacttcTTTGGTTACAATTATACCTTGTTTCATCGCTTTTGTAATGCTTTCGCGTgcgtattttactatttatctCTATTTTTATGAGTAAACGGGAATATTTGCCAGgtacgagatttttttttaaatatttcttaatgtattattactatgtatataaaaattaaattaaaaaaaccccCGACACaactttttaaaggcaactcaggttattgtgtcggggttttttaatttaatttttatttttatactttttataggtacacttattataatgtagattttgtATCTTTAGCAGAATCACAAAGACTGAGATGTAGTAATTGATACTTTCACTTGACAATCGTATTTGTATAATTGTGTAATTGTATTTCCATGTCCCAATTTTCTGACACCATAaccataactttaaaa
Above is a genomic segment from Melitaea cinxia chromosome 5, ilMelCinx1.1, whole genome shotgun sequence containing:
- the LOC123653517 gene encoding pre-rRNA 2'-O-ribose RNA methyltransferase FTSJ3 → MGKKTKVGKQRKDKYYQLAKETGYRSRAAFKLIQLNRKFGFLQKSRVCIDLCAAPGGWMQVAHQNMPVSSIVIGVDLFPIKQVPGCISLTEDITTEKCKTAIKKEIKTWKADVVLHDGAPNVGLNWIHDAYQQASLTLSAMKLASHFLRAGGWFVTKVFRSKDYHALLWVLKQFFKKVHATKPQASRNESSEIFVVCQGYIAPDSIDPKLLDPKYVFEDLEIIKKKQNNILHPEKQKKAKAEGYKENDYTTFNSISVSEFLEKDDPIDLLQGCSEILLDDADIANHPKTTNEIKECCKDIKVLGRKDVKALLSWLKHIKEWKLQDQSSEGKTGGKDEAEAEVETVKDENEEVEAEIEELQEEERRQLKRKRKQLNKQRQKLAEKMNLKMVLKGDDGPILESHDMFSLADIKDGEQLKMVIDQRPDIVLDEKDDSDDELKMKSKYVKYDVESSKLDSSGLFYKDSDSELEMESDSDNDEEKESLAFSDSDNETKKIDKLTKLNTLRNSKVKNTVSIPKNNPLLTDLDNTDPVSKRSMKAELWFQKDSFKDIDEEDDEGVDLDKLAESYREKGKTVKENFSENSTEVKNTGTKRKQDELSEDDDSSDSDYDVEGNAAPTVQKTGAKTSKKDGFEVVSQDPELKRLKKTLKMDTETLALGTMMATSKKFKRDLIDDAWNRYAFNDKNLPDWFVEDEKKHMKKEVAVPEKYSEEYKNRLQDINARPIKKVVEAKARKKKRMIKKMERAKKKVEAVMENADMSEREKAQQIRHLYKKAQTDGKKKVTYVVAKKHTTAKKMKRPAGVKGQYKVVDPRMKKDLRAQKAKEKTKGRGKKGKGNKSRPHKQKVKKTK